From the genome of Salvelinus namaycush isolate Seneca chromosome 1, SaNama_1.0, whole genome shotgun sequence:
ccctatcagatggatggattatcttggcaaatgagaaatgctcactaacagggatgtaaacaaatttgtgcgccaaatttgagagaaataagcttcttgtgcgtatggaacattaaTAGGATTTTTATTTCAGcatatgaaacatgggaccaacactttacatgttgcattaatatttttgttcagtgtagttcggTGAACTTCCATTTGGGTTGAATTCAAAACACTTGTTCGAAGAAAAAAAACGTAATATAATTGTAATAGCCTATAAATGTATTGTAATAGCAACAATATTAAAACAAAACAATAGGCTACAGTTTTAGCTTTTTGTATTCTTGTTTCTCCCCAGACTTGTTAATTCTTCACAGGACACTATCTCTCCACGGATAGACTGAAACGGAATGGAGGTCATAGGAGTGGTGAGCTGTATCTTGTTATTTATCCTGGTGGATGTTATTGTCACCACTGTCCTCTACTTACATGGTTGCCAGACTGCAATATTCACAGAGGATGTGCAGAACTTTGACATTCTCCACTCCGTCCTGGACCTCTGGGGGACTATGCTGGTCAGAGTCTGCCTTCTGCTTGGGGCCTCCATAGGGGTGTTATGGAACAGAGTGGACGGCCCATGCAGGGTCTCTGCCCTGGGGACCCTGACTCTCCTAATCTGCCTGACCATCAGCACCTACGCCTTAGCTAAGCTCCTGATGCTCTCGGAGCAGGGCGATCTGGCGCACCAACCCTGGTTCCTCAGTCTGTTTTCCTGGACCTGTGTGTCAGTGCTGGGGACCGTGCTCCTCTGGAGGCTCCTGGGAAGGTCTCCAAACACTGTGACTGACGGAGAGGGAGATGGTGGAGGAAGTGTCTGTGAGGAGACTGAGAGGCTAGTGGAGGCAGCAGGAGAGAATGgcactgaggaggtggaggagcagcAGAAGCatggggagaagaagaggagtaGGGCGAGCAGGAAAGGAACAGAGGACCAGAAGAACTCAGGGGCCACACTGGGGCGTCTGCTGTCCTACTGCAGTAAATACGCTGGGCTGCTCTCTGTagccttcctcttcctcctcatctctgCTGTGTGTAAGTGGCAACTTGTTTAATTACAATGCACAGACGACTAGGGCCCTGCGTTTTTCCTGAacacatgacctgaccaggaacaaCTCAGGGCTCTAGTTACAGACTATAACTAGGGAACTGAGGATTTCCCTGGTCAGGTCACATCAGTTATTTGGCCTGGCCATGGTCAGGAATAACTCGTGGGCCCAACAGATGACAAGTCAAGTTGATTAATGTAGAGATCATCACCATTGTGAGGCTGGCATATTACACAGTGTTGCATGAGATAGTTACACAGAAGATGTGTAATAAAGAAACATAACCAGCCTCTTGGAAGTTCTGTTTGGATCCCATGCGTTTGTATTTAAGACTTTATTACTGAACTCATAGCAGCATGGTATTGCATTCAGGGTTGCAAGGTTGCTCTACTactcattataaactgggtgagtcgagccctgaatgctgattggctgatagacgttgtatatcagaccgtataccacatgtatgacaaaacattaatTTTTACGGccctaattatgttggtaaccagttaataatagcaataaggcacctcaggggtttgtgatatatggccaatataccacggctaaagggctgtgtccaggcggataagaacagcccttagttatggtatattggccatataccacaccccctcgggccttattgcttaattataagaGTGACAAATTACATTAATGACTCATGTACCATGAATAAAGCATGATGGGtttcctgagtggcacagcagtctaaggcactgcatcttagtgcaagaggcatcactacagtccctggtttgaatccaggctgtatcacaatttgcccagcgtcgtccgggcccgtgtaggccgttattgtaaataagaatttgttcttaactgacttacctagttaaataaaggttcaattaaaaaatacTCTACCCTACTCATTTCCTTTCATTAcagacaaatcaaaatatatctaTACATTTAACTGTATTTATATTTTACACAATTGTGCTTATTATTTTTCATAACATTTAATGGTACTATGTTATCCACTTTATAGGTGAGGCCTTCATCCCCTACTACACTGGGCAGGCTATAGATGGCATTGTTATTCACAAGAGTATGGAGTACTTCACCAAGCCCCTGATCACTCTCACAGTGTTGGCCTTAGTCAGGTAAGCCATGCTGAAGTGAACAGTGATCACAAGACGTGTGTTTTGTTAACTGGTTGTCCTTGTTGTGTGCCATATCTTCTTTGATGTCTTGCACATTCTGTATATCTATTATTGATTCTACAATATATACATTGATCTTGTGTGTTTGTGGCGTGTAATGTATCTCTGACTGCGTTTCATTTCTTGCGTCTCTCCTTAGCTCTATAGCTATTGGAGTACGAGGTGGCCTCTTTAATCTAACCTTTGCCAGACTGAATCTTCGCCTGCGGAATCTTCTCTTCAGATCTCTGATGCGTCAGGAGGTGGGCTTCTTTGACTCTAACCACACAGGTGAGCTCTCAAGATTTCTCTTTATTCCTTCCCTTCATGCTTTTCCCTTGTTCCTctgattaaatcaaatcaatcaaatcaaattttattagtcacatgcgccgaaaacaacaggtatagatagaccttacagtgaaatgtttacttacgagtCCCTAACCAACAACTCAGTTAAacaaaatatggataagaataagaaataaaagtaacaagtaattacagagcagctgtaaaataacaatagcgagactatatacaggggggtactggtacagagtcaatgtgcgggggcaccggttagttgaggtaatatgtacatgtaggtagagttattattgtgactatgcatagatgataacaacagagagtacagcggtgtaaaagagggggggtggACAATGCAAGTAGccttggtagccatttgattaggtgttcaggagtcttatggcttgggggtagaagctgtttagaagccgcttggacctagacttggtgctccggtaccgcttgccatgtggtagcagagagaacagtctatgactagggtggctgaagtctttaacaatttttagagccttcctctgacaccgcctggtatagaggtcctggatggcaggaagcttggccccagtgatgtactgggccgttcacactaccctctatagtgtcatctgcaaacttaatgatggtgttggagtcatgcccggctgcgcagtcgtgggtgaatagggagtacaggaggggactgagcacgcatcccCATCCCTTTcgaaagcacttcatggctacagacgtgagtgctatgggccggtagtcatttaggcaggtcaccttagtgttcttgggcacaggccctatggtggtctgcttaaaacatgttggtattatagactctgacagggagaggttgaaaatgtcagtgaagacacttaccagttgTTCAGCGCATActcgcagtacatgtcctggtaatccatctggccctgcggccttgtgaatgttgacctgtttaaacgtcttactcacatcagctgcggagagcgtgatcacacagtcttccagaacagctgtttcagtgttatttgcctcgaagcgatcaTAGAAGTTGttttgctcgtctggtaggctcctgTCACTGGTCAGCTCTtggttgtgcttccctttgtagtctgtaatggtttgcaagccttgccacatccgactagcgtcagagccagtgtaggacaattcaatcttagtcctgtattgatgctttgcctgtttgatggttcgtcagagggcatagcgggatttcttataagtttccggattagagtcccgctccttgaatgcggcagctctagcctttagctcagtgcgaatgttgcctgtaatccatggcttctggttggggtatgtacgtacagtcactgtggggacgacgtcatcgatgcacttattgatgaagccaatgactgatatggtgtactcctcaatgccatcggaggaatcccggaacatattctagtctgtgctagcaaaacagtcctgtagcttagcatctgcttcatctgatcacttttttattgatctagtcactgatgcttcctgctttaatttttgcttgtaagcaggaatcaggaggatagaattatggtcagatttgccaaatggagggtgagggagagctttgtatgcgtccctgtgtgtggagtaaaggtggtccagagtttttttccctcgggttgcacatttaacatgctgatagaaatttggttaaacggatttaagtttaaAAGCCCTACATATTTCTCCCTCTATTCTGCCTTCATAATTCTGCTCCTATCCTGTCATTAAATAAGGAAAATAATTCAGAAAGAGTTtggaaaaaatacaacaaaaaaatgtttgtcCTGCAGGTGACATCACCTCTCGCCTGACCTCTGACACTACTCAAGTGAGTGACCTGATCTCTCAAAACGTCAACATGTTCCTGAGGAGTATGGTTAAGGGCATAGGGTTCTTCATCTTCATGTTCGGGATGTCCTGGAAGCTGACTCTGGTCACCATCATGGGTTTCCCCTTCATCGCAGTCATCTCCAATGTGTATGGGGAGTACTACAAGGTATTCACTCTGCTGCTTGTATACACACGCACAAGCATGCACACCCACACATGCACAAGCTCtcacgcacacacgtacacacatacacacttcacCCCAACCCATGTATTAAATTGTAATAGATTTTAATACTTGTTTATTAAAAGCTTCATTCATACAGTATTTAGTTTGCACTTTTACTTGTTAAACTTTCCACGGTTCTCATCATCAGAGATTGACCAAAGAGGTCCAGACTGCCCTGGCTCAGGCTAACCAGGTGGCCGAGGAAACTGTTTCATCCATGAAGACGGTACGCAGCTTTGCCAATGAGGAACAGGAGGCTGATTCCTACTACAGCAGGCTGCATGTCATGTTTCAACTGAACAAGAAGCAAGCGTTGGCCTACGCCCTCTACATGTGGTCCAGTTGTGTAGGTATTACCGTGTACAGCAGCTACCGTCTGTAAGACCGTCAACGTACATAAGAatgaagaatttgttcttaactgacttgactggtTAAATAcaagtgaaaaaaataaaagacagCTCAGATGAGGACTGAATGTTAAGGAGCTCCCTCGTGTTTCGTGTCGTGTGTTTTTTATTGCATCCAGTGTATCTGCTCGCTTCACCTTGGTCGTTGGGCACATTCAAATGTGTTTCTCGTTGCTCCAGATCTCAGAACTTGCTCTTCAAGTGGCAATCCTCTTCTACGGCGGTCACCTGGTCATTACTGAGCAGATGAGTGGAGGGACCCTGATATCTTTCGTCATATATGAGTTGGAGCTGGGAGAGTGCCTGGAGGTATTTCTCATATGACTCATTCATATACATCTCTAACTGTACACATGACAATCACAACCTATCCCTCTAATCACCTTATATTACCATAAGTAAGACAGCTACCAAGCTAATTGTATTATCCTTGTCCCCTGTCTTGAATAACTTGTGTTACAGAGCATAGCATCGGTCTACACAGGTCTCATGCAGGGAGTGGGAGCAGCTGAGAAGGTGTTTGAGTATATCGACAGGGAGCCCAAACACCAACATGATGGGAAAGAGGTCCCCGACACCTGCAAAGGACTGGTCGAGTTTAAAGATGTCACGTTTTCCTACCCAACACGGCCCGAAACAGACATTCTAAAGGTATGTGTCAGCTGACCATTAGGTTTGGGCTCAAAGCTAGACTAATGAGTGGAGCTATAGACAGAAACAATGTTGTCAGGCAATTCTGTATCGTTTCATGCCAGTAGAAAGCTTTTATATCATCCCCATGCAGCAAAGCCAGCCAGTACACTATCAATCATACAAGAAAGCTACTGTATTGATCAATGTCGGAACTGTTAGGTTCTAAGTTCTGGTACAAATTCCAGTCGTACTCCGAAAAAAGCTCATGCTAGATTTATTCGGCAcactgggtcatacagctgcaaaGACAAGATATGAAGTCACAAGCACATATATTTATGACCTCCAACTAGGCCTCAACCTCGCCCCCCTTTCCAAACAGACCCCCCTTCTGTGTGTAGGAACAATTCATCTCTGTGGCTAGGCAGGTGGTGCTATCGTACCAGCTCAAATCTGGAACCTTTGGTACACCTCCACGCATCTCACGGTTTTCTTATCAGTCAGGAGAACCCTTAAGTTTAGGGAGTGCATATTCTTGCAGCCTGCCGCAGTCCGATAGATAATTATCCTTATACACAAAGAGCTATTTCTGTGAATAAGCCATCTATTCATAATATAGGGACGCAAAACATATTGAGAGGATACAATGATATAAAACAGTAAAACTATAAGACAGTGTTATAGGGCAGTAGTTTACAATCTATTAGATCTAACGTATGGCTCCTATCTCACCCTTATGGAAACTTTTTGTTTCAAAGACAGGCCTCCTTTGAACTTTACCTCTAGCAAAATACAACTGCACATAGATCattccatctaacccataacacgcTAATCACTATTGCTAGGCTACTTTTATGATTATAAACATACTAAAACGTGCTCAGGTCAATTAGTCAGTTTCCAACAGTGCTTTTTATCATGTCTAAACTTATATTAATGATATATGTATGCCTATGGTTGGGTATATATGAACAGATAgtttgttttcttcttcttggtggtcctctgtagctcagttggtagagcatggctcttgcaatgccaggatagtgggtttgattcccaggaccatcCATATGTAACAAATGTATGAACGCACGACTAAGTCACTTTAGATAAAAACATATCAGCGAAATGGGTTTTTACATTTTTCTTaatctttttcttcttctccagAGTGTATCCTTCACGTTGCGGCCTGGAGAGGTGACAGCCTTGGTAGGACCATCTGGCAGTGGAAAGAGCTCCTGTGTGGGTCTCTTAGAGAACTTCTACGCCCCACAACAAGGCCAGGTGCTTCTGGACGGCCGGCCGGTGCACACCTACCAGCATGGCTTCCTCCACTCGCGGGTCAGTGCTCCGCATTGCTCCTCTGGCATTTTAACTCCTTGTTTACAATGTGTACAACTAAGCCTCTGCGTTAAATCACAATCACTGTTTACCTGAGAAGTTTGCCATGAAATCTAAATATTCTGTCTCGTGCTAGATAGCTTATTCCTttcaaccaccagagggcatcaaTATTCATTTTAAGATGAAGACTGGTAAAGATCCCCGTGCAAAAAGACTGAGcctgtctctgtgttgttgttgcaggTAGCACTAGTGGGCCAGGAGCCTGTCCTGTTCGCCCGTTCTGTAGAGCAGAACATAACCTATGGACTGACTGACATCCCTATGGAGGCTGTGGTGCAGGCTGCCACCGAGGCAAACGCACACGACTTCATCACCGGTCTAACCAACGGCTATAACACAGGTGACATTAATGCTATTGCCTAAACTAATGGTTCgcaaacttttttggttactgtaccaTTATCTGAATTTTGATCTGTCCAGAGTACatctgaagtaccccctcatgtgcattttaccagtaagccTATGGTCTCCTGAGTCTTTTCAAgcaccccctgtggataggccaagtacccccaggggtcctagtagtGAATCTAAAAAAATAGCAAACTAAAAACTGCAAAATGTTATGTTTACTGCAACATACTGTATGAACATTGGCCAAATAATGTTTTGAGTAACACAAAATAATAGCCTCTCCTCACTATTTGCATATGATTTTGCATTTCTATTTTAAGATCTCGAACGCAATGAAATTGTTCCTCGTTCCTCTCTTAGGAGTGGGTGAGAAGGGCACCCAGTTGTCAGGGGGGCAGAAGCAGCGGGTGGCCATCGCACGGGCACTCATCCGCAACCCACATGTTCTCATCCTGGACGAGGCCACCAGTGCACTGGATGCAGAGAGCGAACATGTTGTAAGGAGACAGGCTAAATCAGTGTTCTGTGACTGTGATCTGGGTTTAATCAGATCAAGTCGTGAATTATAGATAAAGATACAGTATGGATTTAGAGAGGAAGCGTGTATATTCTGTAATATGCAGCTCCTCAAGTTTCATGACAATAACCTAGTTCATTAAATGCAGTCTAATGTTATTATAATAACTCTCAGCTGCTGGTGTCCTCTCTGCTCTCCATCTTTAATCAGATCAAGTCTTCAACTATACTAGATACTATTAACCCTGGATAATCCTTTTTAGTATAACCAAACTCTCTGCATTGTAACTATGCTGGCTTAAAAAGGTCAGTATTATTATTTAATCTTGGACATATTCTCTTTATCGGTTGTCTCTAATTTGATGGCACTTTATCTCGTTTTCTGAATGCTATCTCATATTTGACTTTTAGTGTAGCTTAGGATctactctctgttctctctccccagGTTCAGCAGGCTCTGAACAACATCATGCGTCAGCACACAGTGCTGGTGATCGCCCACCGCCTCAGCACAGTGGAGAGGGCAGACAACATCATAGTCATCAACCGTGGCTGTGTGGTGGAGCAGGGACCACACAGCCAACTGATGGCCAAGGGGGGGCTCTACTGCAAGCTGGTACAGAGGCAGGTCCTGGGAATCGAGACGGGTGCAGAGGTTCTTAACCCTCCAGAGGTGGACATCTGAGGGTGGTAGTCAGCAGAGGCAGAGCGGACATGATAGCAGCAGTGCCAGCGAGTCAGAATATGAACACCATGCTACTGAGAGAGGTTCTAGGGCTTTATTGGTAGCcaacactgactgactggcacTTTTGGGCATTAATTGACTGAGCAGTGCCTCGAAACCAAGGCATTACATTACCCTTGATGTTTTATTTGCACATTAGGTTGAATAGATTCAACTCAAGTCTATTTTACAGTGTTCAAAACCTTGAATAATTGTTATTGAATAATCAATAAGAGTATACATTTTGTTTGTCATTTGACCAGCTCTTCTGGACATGAATGAGCAACACTCTAATTACTTAATCCCAGTGGtgatattacactgaacaaaaatataaacacaacatgtaaagtgttggccccatgtttcatgagctgaaataaattatccaAGACATTTTCCTATACACACAATAAgcaaatttattttaaaatgtgtttacatccctgttagggaGCATTTTTCCTTTTTTTCCAAAATAATCCATGcacctgattaaacagcatgctcattacacaggtgcaccttgtgctggggacaataaaaggccacaaatgtgcagttttgtcacacaacccaatgccacagatgtctcaggttttgatGGAGtgtgcaggaatgtccaccagagaagttgtcagagaattgaatgttcatttctcaacgataagccgcctccaatgtcgttttagagaatgtgGCAGTACAGCCAAACGGCctaaaccgcagaccacgtgtaaccaccccagcccaggacatacacatccggtttcttcattggcaggattgtctgagaccagccatccggacagctgatgaaactgtgggtttgcacaaccaaataatttctgcacaaactgtctgtGCTTGTCATCatcttcaccagggtcttgacctgatggcagttcggcatcgtaatggtcttcagtgggcaaatgctcaccttcgatggccactggcacgctggagacgtgttctcttcacagatgaatccaggtttcaactgtaccggccagatggcagacagcgtgtatggtgtcgtgttggcgagcggtttgctgttgTCAACATTGTAGTGcctcatggtggtggtggggttatggtatgggcaagcataagctatggacaacgaacacaattgcattttatcgatggcaatttggatgcacagagataccgtgatgagatcctgaggcccattgttgtgctatTCATCcacgccatcacctcatgtttcagcatgataatgcacggccccatgtcacaaggatctgtacacaattcctggaagctgaaaatgtcccagttcttccatggcttgcatactcaccagacatgtcacccattgagcttgtttgggatgctctggattgacttGTACGGCAGCATGCTCCAGTTCCCGCcattatccagcaacttcacacagccattgaagaggagtgggacaacattcaccaggccacaatcaacagccttcactctatgtgaaggagatatgtcgcgctgcatgaggcaaatgggggTCACACCAGAAACGTATCTGTGAACAACAGATGCAGATCtgtcccagtcatgtgaaatccgtagattagggcctaattaattaatttcagtccatagattagggcctaatgaatatatttgaattgaatgatttccttatatgatatgtaactctttgaaattgttgtatgttgcatttatatttttgttcagtgtatgaaTATCGATAATATCATTGATTGTATGATGTACAAAACAATAATAGTATTGTGATACTCTATTTCTAATTGCAATATTAGGTGGAAATGGTAAAGTTATCTCTGTGTACATCTAGGCCTTTCTGTATCTGGTTAATTTGtaaacatatactgtatacaggaCAGAGAGGTGCCTTCACTGGATGAGAATGTGCAGACTGTATATATTCTATGCAAATCAATGGGAAGTGCAATGTCTTGAAACTATATGACACTATCATTGCTGAATAGATTAGATTTCATGTGGATGCTGTCCAATACTTGATTTTGCACAAGTAAAAGTGAATGTACTGAATTAACAAAGACATGGCTACAACTAGGCTACTGAAAACATATTGTTTGTTGCTGCCTGTTGGTTTTATCGTAGCAGAGGCCTCTTCGACTGTATTACATTCAGTATGACGTCATATATCCCCACCTCCAATCCTGTGCCAGAGACACACAGCTTCCGGTTACAGTCCGTAGCTTTCTCGTTTTTTCAGCCAAGCTGTTTATTCTTCGGAGCGCGTGAGGGTGAAGGTGCTTCAACGAAGGGGATCTGAGGGGAAGAAATAATCTTAAAACAGATGTGACAGAAATGTCTGGTTTTTGGAACAAGTTTAGCTCCTACTCGATGACGCAGCTCAACGAAATGCTTGAAGATGATGACAAATTTAACACAATTATTCAAGAAATGGAAGAGGTAAGCCACTGTAACAAATTCTCGAATCACTTGGGTTTACTGCCGCAATGTTTAAATTTTTCAAGCCTTTTGTTTTGCTTTTGCCAGCATGCAGGGTAGGTAACGAAGCATGTAGTGAATGTCGAGAATTAGCGCGAAATTATATTGCATACTTTCCAATACATTGTTTTCAACCTTTGGTGCGTGGACAGATAACGTTAAAGTAGACTACCGTCAATGTcaggtgtttaaaaaaaaaaaaatttttttttactcTGAACACCTTTTAGAATTTTGCTGTCTAACTCGAAGTGGCAAACCTTCGTGGAACTCGAGATGGTTTGCAAAAACATGTTATCTTGTATAACCAACTGCCTTTTTAGCTATAAGGAACCTTGAATGAAGTTTGGTAAAACAACTGGCTATAAAGTCACTGATGACGACAATCATGAAATTGTCAGCTGCTGAATGAACTTTGCTGCCAGGTGGGCCGAGTCATTACTTTCAGTATGGTAGTTTATTTGTTAGATTGTCTTTAATATAAACTTCTCCATTGATGCTTGTTTAttagggaggcaggtagcctagtggttagagcattgggccagtaactgaaaggttggtgaatcgaatccctgagctgacaaggtaaaaatctgtctttctgcccctgaacaaggcagttcgtaggccatcattgtaaataacaatttgttcttaactgacttgccaagttagaTAACAAATTCCACAGACTAAGTTCTCAGAGTTCTACTCATTGGGCAGGACTTCTAGTAGCACACCTGAGACAAGAACAAGCTGTGAGGGTGAATTTACATAGTTGTTCCTCGACAATTCCATAGATCCATCTGTAGGGGAAAGGATAATTCTATGTAAGTTGTAAGGTCTTTAACTGACCTTGTAAATTAATAAAGGAAACCAGCTAGCATTGATTTGCATGTGTCTCGATACCAGAGAACTGCTTTTTATAGTCCCAGTTACGATTTTATTCCTACCTGTATCTGATTCTAGCTGCCAATGGTTTCGTTTTCCTCGCTTTGTGGCAGTGGAGTAGAATGACAAAGGGCTTGATATCACAGCTGCTTGCTGTAGGTTACCAACCATAGATCATTTtttccctcataaatctacacaatagcccataatgacaaagcgaaaacaggtttttagaattttttgcaaatgtattaagaataaaaaaaaaaaacagtattcAGACTAGGGATGCGCAATATATCAGtgagcatatcggaatcggccaaTATTAGATAAAAATGGCGACATTggcatcggcccgatgtctagtttaacggcaATGTGCAAaagtctagtttaacgccgatgtcaaagctgatgtGCATACGTGTTTAACGTAagtagatgacgtaatgacgccacgaaaaatacagcgctacacagaacaaaagcagaaaaacTTCCAACAAGTTTAAGTTGAGCAGTCATTTGagaggcgaaatccattaacgccaagataatgtaATTCATTAtgctacttgctatgggcgtcacgactgacatttggaccagcgacgtcagccccatgagcatgccgagtctgacagcacagtgggtcgtcgatgatttcgtactgaggaaagccttgttgcatgctcaagaatgtgctggttgtcataccgctgctgccatttcaatgacatttgagaacatgtttgaaacatgaacacacttcTAGCGCCATTCGAACAACTCACTTGAGAAATAAGCTAATCAACTGCTTCTGCAGCAGatgtgataccctctgtcatggcattgaaacgcctgctcaacaataCTGCTGACACAGACCGTGGTGTTAAAACTTACAAAAGTACTCGAGGCTGTGAACAATCGATTCGATGGTATTCTGTCTGAGCtgctttactgtgtcgccaccatgctctaCATACGTAAATGGGGGACATAAtgtacgtaaatgccaacaaaataaccttttgttcagtgtggtgtgtgtgtaacctttatttaactaggcaagtcagttaagaacaaattcttatttacaatgacagcctttgaaccagggactgtagtgacgcctcttgcactgagatgcagttccttagaccgctgcgtctgtgtttgtgtgtaactatttaactgtactagaatgcttacaAGGCCGCTAAAATAAAAGATAACGGTGCGTTTTCTTTTTTTTGGCAAGGATTTCGGTATCGGCCAAagatgtcatatcggtgcatccctaattcagactctttgctatgagcctCGAAATTGGACGTGATT
Proteins encoded in this window:
- the abcb9 gene encoding ATP-binding cassette sub-family B member 9, with the protein product MEVIGVVSCILLFILVDVIVTTVLYLHGCQTAIFTEDVQNFDILHSVLDLWGTMLVRVCLLLGASIGVLWNRVDGPCRVSALGTLTLLICLTISTYALAKLLMLSEQGDLAHQPWFLSLFSWTCVSVLGTVLLWRLLGRSPNTVTDGEGDGGGSVCEETERLVEAAGENGTEEVEEQQKHGEKKRSRASRKGTEDQKNSGATLGRLLSYCSKYAGLLSVAFLFLLISAVCEAFIPYYTGQAIDGIVIHKSMEYFTKPLITLTVLALVSSIAIGVRGGLFNLTFARLNLRLRNLLFRSLMRQEVGFFDSNHTGDITSRLTSDTTQVSDLISQNVNMFLRSMVKGIGFFIFMFGMSWKLTLVTIMGFPFIAVISNVYGEYYKRLTKEVQTALAQANQVAEETVSSMKTVRSFANEEQEADSYYSRLHVMFQLNKKQALAYALYMWSSCISELALQVAILFYGGHLVITEQMSGGTLISFVIYELELGECLESIASVYTGLMQGVGAAEKVFEYIDREPKHQHDGKEVPDTCKGLVEFKDVTFSYPTRPETDILKSVSFTLRPGEVTALVGPSGSGKSSCVGLLENFYAPQQGQVLLDGRPVHTYQHGFLHSRVALVGQEPVLFARSVEQNITYGLTDIPMEAVVQAATEANAHDFITGLTNGYNTGVGEKGTQLSGGQKQRVAIARALIRNPHVLILDEATSALDAESEHVVQQALNNIMRQHTVLVIAHRLSTVERADNIIVINRGCVVEQGPHSQLMAKGGLYCKLVQRQVLGIETGAEVLNPPEVDI